A genomic window from Gossypium hirsutum isolate 1008001.06 chromosome D12, Gossypium_hirsutum_v2.1, whole genome shotgun sequence includes:
- the LOC107945575 gene encoding uncharacterized protein isoform X3, whose translation MEAASRNLLSFISMPPTCFIVSPPPENSVFIEGSLLGFSAGDSSIFYFVFRNMCSMEVHEDMYTAVESVEICLVSPPMDGTGKRLWEKVKY comes from the exons ATGGAAGCTGCTTCGAGGAATTTATTGAGCTTCATTTCCATGCCACCGACATGTTTCATAGTC AGTCCTCCGCCTGAGAATTCTGTATTTATTGAAGGATCCCTTCTGGGTTTCTCAGCTGGTGATTCTTCAATCTTCTATTTTGTTTTCAG AAATATGTGCAGTATGGAAGTTCATGAAGATATGTATACGGCAGTTGAATCAGTGGAGATATGTCTAGTGAGCCCTCCAATGGACGGGACAGGGAAGAGATTGTGGGAAAAGGTGAAGTATTAG
- the LOC107945575 gene encoding uncharacterized protein isoform X2 → MWLRGKWKPSSQKEMSNSLGLIYRIVLRRHVKQLLSLRHQRCISASFRLSMAGFATTYYYLTFSSTRSTAAANKLEQAGFQNIAGMMKMILLPR, encoded by the exons ATGTGGTTGAGAG GAAAATGGAAACCTTCTAGTCAAAAAGAAATGTCAAATTCTTTAGGATTGATCTACAGAATAGTTCTCAG GAGACATGTGAAGCAGTTACTATCATTGAGACACCAACGATGTATTTCAGCTTCTTTTCGTCTTTCAATGGCTGGATTTGCTActacttattattatttgaccttcTCTTCTACAAG GTCTACTGCTGCTGCCAATAAATTGGAGCAAGCTGGTTTCCAGAATATAGCTG GGATGATGAAGATGATTTTGTTGCCAAGATGA
- the LOC107945575 gene encoding uncharacterized protein isoform X1, translating into MWLRGKWKPSSQKEMSNSLGLIYRIVLRRRHVKQLLSLRHQRCISASFRLSMAGFATTYYYLTFSSTRSTAAANKLEQAGFQNIAGMMKMILLPR; encoded by the exons ATGTGGTTGAGAG GAAAATGGAAACCTTCTAGTCAAAAAGAAATGTCAAATTCTTTAGGATTGATCTACAGAATAGTTCTCAG AAGGAGACATGTGAAGCAGTTACTATCATTGAGACACCAACGATGTATTTCAGCTTCTTTTCGTCTTTCAATGGCTGGATTTGCTActacttattattatttgaccttcTCTTCTACAAG GTCTACTGCTGCTGCCAATAAATTGGAGCAAGCTGGTTTCCAGAATATAGCTG GGATGATGAAGATGATTTTGTTGCCAAGATGA
- the LOC107945574 gene encoding uncharacterized protein, which translates to MKIDEHKLRMVNRLSTGKSWYKPFQYKEDVDKPGDVRNILLVVATLIASVTFQAGVNPPGGVWQEGDHAGRAIYASNSAAYYVFLISNTLALATSILVIIPLTYKFPCHLEIVIATISMAVTYGSAVFAVTPHEIRFRYAIAAFAVPFILRCLIQLFKVLVFKNDHKSDPENGNNE; encoded by the coding sequence ATGAAAATTGATGAGCACAAATTAAGAATGGTAAACCGTTTAAGCACAGGCAAGAGCTGGTACAAGCCTTTCCAGTACAAAGAAGATGTAGACAAGCCCGGGGATGTTCGAAACATTTTGTTAGTAGTAGCAACCCTCATAGCTTCCGTTACCTTCCAAGCTGGTGTCAACCCTCCTGGCGGAGTATGGCAAGAAGGAGATCATGCAGGCAGAGCCATTTATGCATCCAACTCAGCAGCCTACTATGTTTTCTTGATTTCCAACACCCTCGCTCTCGCCACTTCCATACTTGTCATCATCCCGCTCACCTACAAATTCCCTTGCCACCTCGAAATTGTTATTGCCACCATTTCCATGGCCGTCACTTACGGCTCCGCAGTTTTCGCGGTTACTCCCCATGAAATACGGTTTCGGTACGCCATAGCCGCTTTTGCTGTGCCTTTCATACTGCGGTGTTTGATTCAGCTCTTTAAGGTCCTCGTCTTTAAAAATGACCACAAGTCTGATCCAGAGAATGGCAATAATGAGTAA